In a single window of the Terriglobales bacterium genome:
- a CDS encoding prolyl oligopeptidase family serine peptidase, giving the protein GTGYADARKVGVFGGSYGGFMTLMLAAKEPEKFTAAVDLFGPLDWYTMLEHSDPLLSQYLRSLLGDPEKDRKIYEEDSPIKYIQNVQAPLLVLQGDNDPRVPKEETEQLVEVLKKRGNVVDVVYYPDEGHGFDKLEHQIDAARRIVGWFEKYLKKAPAAPAGH; this is encoded by the coding sequence GGCACCGGCTACGCAGATGCGCGCAAGGTGGGTGTTTTTGGCGGCTCTTACGGCGGATTCATGACCCTAATGCTCGCCGCCAAAGAACCCGAAAAGTTCACCGCCGCCGTCGATCTGTTCGGGCCACTGGACTGGTACACGATGCTCGAGCATTCCGACCCGCTGCTGAGCCAGTATCTGCGCAGCCTGCTCGGCGATCCGGAGAAGGACCGGAAAATCTACGAAGAGGACTCTCCCATCAAGTACATCCAGAACGTCCAGGCGCCGCTACTGGTGCTCCAGGGCGACAACGACCCGCGCGTACCCAAGGAAGAGACCGAGCAACTGGTGGAAGTCCTGAAAAAGCGCGGGAACGTGGTGGACGTTGTCTACTATCCCGACGAGGGCCACGGGTTTGACAAACTCGAACATCAGATCGACGCCGCGCGCCGCATCGTGGGGTGGTTTGAGAAGTATTTGAAGAAGGCGCCGGCCGCGCCTGCGGGACACTGA
- a CDS encoding protein kinase: MALTSGTKLGPYEILSPAGAGGMGEVYRARDTRLDRTVAIKVLSARLAERPDLHKRLEREARTISALSHPNICHLYDVGQQEGVDFLVMEYLEGETLAERLRKGPLPLEQLLKIGVEVSAALEKAHRQGIIHRDLKPGNIMLTKAGAKLMDFGLAKLRSELVPAAAALSEMTTLAPPAKSLTEEGVIVGTFQYMAPEQLEGAEADARSDIFPLGAVLYEMATGKPAFTGKTKASLIGAILSAEPKPIGEVLPMTPAALDRVVRTCLAKDPDNRWQSAQDVKLQLEWIRQRDQQPAQPAARQLRRVWLWAVAIALLVAVAFQAGVRWGRGEAPKLQVYRAALTPPPAHSFVPYDFAVSPDGSRLAFTATSADGVATLWVRSLATDSSQEFSGTQGASHPFWSPDGQEVGFFAGGKLKKIDLATGGVQNVCDAPRGLGGTWNRDGTIVFAPHIGAALARVHATGGVLVPATKLHEGVGESHRWPTFLPDGRHFLYFIDWSEGRNGIYVASLDNGEGTLLSSDIRGNVAFAAGHVLFVRDGTLFAQRFDAEKLRFAGDPIPVVSQEMEQDVRSGKAGFSVADSGVLVYQSRRTYSSRLVWFDRSGKEMQPVGEAASYDPALSPNGRWLAVTLDAANNGHHLVHVVDLMR; encoded by the coding sequence ATGGCCCTCACCTCCGGCACCAAACTCGGACCCTACGAAATCCTCTCGCCCGCCGGCGCGGGCGGGATGGGCGAGGTCTATCGCGCGCGCGACACGCGCCTGGACCGCACCGTCGCCATCAAGGTCCTCTCCGCCCGGCTGGCCGAGCGCCCCGACCTGCACAAGCGCCTGGAGCGTGAGGCACGCACCATCTCTGCCCTTTCCCATCCCAACATTTGCCACCTCTACGACGTCGGCCAGCAGGAGGGCGTGGACTTCCTGGTGATGGAGTACCTGGAAGGCGAGACCCTGGCCGAGCGTTTGCGGAAAGGTCCGCTGCCGCTGGAGCAACTCTTGAAGATTGGGGTCGAAGTGTCCGCCGCGCTCGAAAAGGCGCATCGGCAGGGGATTATCCATCGCGACCTGAAGCCGGGAAACATCATGCTGACCAAGGCGGGCGCGAAGCTGATGGACTTCGGGCTGGCGAAGCTGCGCAGCGAGCTGGTGCCCGCGGCGGCAGCGCTCTCGGAGATGACCACTCTGGCGCCGCCGGCAAAATCGCTGACGGAGGAGGGCGTCATTGTTGGCACCTTCCAGTACATGGCGCCGGAACAACTGGAAGGGGCAGAGGCGGATGCGCGCAGCGATATCTTCCCGCTCGGGGCCGTGCTCTACGAGATGGCGACGGGGAAGCCGGCATTCACGGGCAAGACCAAAGCCAGCCTCATCGGCGCCATCCTCTCGGCGGAGCCGAAGCCGATCGGAGAAGTGCTACCGATGACGCCTGCGGCGCTAGACCGGGTGGTGCGCACGTGCCTGGCGAAAGATCCGGATAATCGCTGGCAGAGCGCGCAGGACGTAAAGCTCCAACTGGAGTGGATCCGGCAGCGCGATCAGCAACCGGCTCAACCCGCGGCTCGCCAGCTGCGGCGCGTGTGGCTCTGGGCGGTGGCAATCGCGCTGCTGGTTGCCGTGGCGTTCCAGGCAGGTGTCCGCTGGGGACGCGGAGAGGCGCCGAAGCTGCAGGTATATCGCGCCGCGCTTACGCCGCCTCCTGCCCATTCTTTCGTGCCTTATGACTTCGCGGTCTCGCCCGACGGGAGCCGCCTGGCGTTCACTGCAACCAGCGCGGACGGAGTGGCGACTCTCTGGGTGAGGTCGCTGGCCACCGATTCGAGCCAGGAGTTTTCGGGAACACAAGGCGCAAGCCACCCGTTTTGGTCGCCCGATGGACAGGAGGTCGGTTTTTTCGCGGGAGGGAAACTGAAGAAGATCGATCTCGCTACAGGCGGCGTGCAGAATGTCTGTGATGCTCCTCGGGGCCTGGGCGGCACGTGGAATCGTGACGGCACGATAGTTTTCGCTCCGCACATCGGCGCGGCCCTCGCACGCGTACACGCGACCGGCGGCGTCCTCGTCCCTGCGACCAAGCTCCACGAAGGGGTCGGCGAGAGCCACCGTTGGCCTACGTTCCTCCCCGACGGACGCCACTTCCTGTACTTCATCGATTGGTCGGAAGGCCGCAACGGAATCTACGTAGCCTCTCTCGACAACGGCGAGGGCACGCTTCTCTCCAGCGACATCCGAGGCAATGTGGCCTTCGCCGCGGGCCACGTGCTGTTCGTGCGCGACGGAACCCTCTTTGCCCAGCGATTCGATGCGGAGAAACTGCGCTTTGCCGGTGATCCCATTCCCGTGGTCAGCCAGGAGATGGAGCAGGACGTTAGGTCCGGCAAGGCCGGTTTTTCCGTGGCCGACTCGGGCGTCCTGGTCTACCAATCGCGTCGCACCTACAGCTCACGCCTGGTGTGGTTTGACAGATCCGGAAAGGAAATGCAGCCGGTTGGCGAAGCCGCGTCGTATGATCCCGCGCTTTCGCCCAACGGGCGCTGGCTCGCAGTGACGCTCGACGCGGCCAATAACGGCCACCATCTGGTGCACGTGGTGGACCTGATGCGCG
- a CDS encoding WD40 repeat domain-containing protein codes for MKSNLGFWRVSFLLLAALFLVTAASRPALAQFQKPADTGQLLQARATLSTEDETRAVAFSPDGKTVATTAGRAFQLWDAATGKLKIKVDFSSSTNPEAHKRAIQAITYSPDGKTIATGGEDYTIKLWDAETGKFRATIEGHEDQVRSIAFSPDGTMLASGSYDTTMKLWDPATGSLKATLRMPGEGTSRVSQPVTWVAYSSDGKTLVTTTSGFGKARLWDASTGNLKKTFDNIKPLFRGMLSPDGRTLLTTGDGDKAAKLWDVATGRIRATLSHEEDVRAVAFSPDGRTVATASLDKTAKLWDTTTGKLKATLRGHINTLYSIAFSPDGRTIVTGANGQARLWDVPSN; via the coding sequence ATGAAGAGCAATCTTGGGTTCTGGCGGGTTTCTTTCCTTCTGCTGGCCGCACTCTTTCTCGTGACGGCGGCAAGCCGCCCGGCTCTGGCCCAGTTCCAAAAGCCAGCAGACACCGGACAGTTGCTGCAGGCGCGAGCCACGCTGTCCACGGAAGACGAGACCCGGGCGGTGGCCTTCAGCCCGGACGGAAAGACCGTGGCCACCACGGCGGGGAGGGCCTTCCAGCTCTGGGACGCGGCCACCGGCAAGCTGAAGATAAAAGTGGATTTCAGTTCCAGCACCAACCCGGAGGCCCACAAGCGGGCCATCCAGGCGATCACCTACAGTCCCGACGGCAAGACCATCGCCACCGGGGGCGAGGACTACACCATCAAGCTATGGGATGCGGAGACGGGAAAGTTCCGGGCCACCATTGAAGGCCACGAAGATCAGGTTCGCTCCATCGCCTTCAGCCCCGATGGGACGATGTTGGCCAGCGGCAGCTACGATACCACGATGAAGCTGTGGGACCCGGCTACCGGAAGCCTGAAGGCGACCCTGCGGATGCCCGGGGAGGGCACCTCCAGAGTATCTCAGCCGGTCACCTGGGTGGCTTACAGCTCGGACGGGAAGACCCTCGTTACCACTACCTCTGGCTTCGGCAAGGCCAGGCTGTGGGACGCTTCCACAGGCAATCTGAAAAAGACCTTTGACAACATCAAGCCACTTTTCCGCGGGATGCTCAGCCCCGACGGCCGCACGCTGCTGACCACGGGAGATGGAGATAAGGCGGCGAAATTGTGGGATGTGGCCACCGGGAGAATCCGGGCTACCTTGTCTCACGAAGAAGACGTGCGCGCCGTGGCCTTCAGCCCCGATGGCCGCACCGTGGCCACCGCCAGCCTGGATAAGACCGCCAAGCTGTGGGACACCACTACCGGAAAACTGAAAGCCACGCTTCGGGGCCACATCAACACCCTGTACTCGATCGCCTTCAGCCCCGACGGCCGCACCATTGTCACCGGCGCCAACGGACAGGCCCGGCTCTGGGACGTTCCGTCCAATTAA
- a CDS encoding DUF5916 domain-containing protein gives MLGHGVQLKASVWLRAILLLALCAGLRAQTAAPASQAPPIANQARGAAAVINIPRLDSAPKLEDFLEMKPGPGVAQQMTKVENFVQLDPKEGAPAQERTEVYLGYDFKNLYAVWVCFDREPGKIRARMVRREAIGPDHDEVQIYLDTFNDKRRSYGFMVNPLGIQFDYIWTDSDGYDSSFDTVWDSRGKVTSQGYVAWMAIPFKSLRFFASDEQTWGILLQRVVPHDNDNSFYPALTRKIQGRLSQEGTLKGLRGISPGRNIQLAPYGVARAFRFLDDRDPNFPFFTGNHLGGDAGLDAKVIVHNSLVLDLTFNPDFRQVESDEPQTTVNQRFEVFFPEKRPFFQENANFFQTPINLYFTRRIVDPQAGVRLTGKLGPWGIGLLAIDDQSPGRLVPDHDVLRRKRAYFTIARITRDLWKQSHIGIIYADREFSADPATACTLPKCLTTSNRVGGVDGRFRIGDHWTTSFQGVVSSTDLADGSHLAGPAFDALSEYQTRKVVFNAYYNDTSNGFLNLTGFFRRPNIRRLDTGFQYFFRPEGKHVTDFGPQFFSNQVWDHDGVHLQRIFEPGFFVDLKANTSFQVFKGFSDETLRPSDFSTLPGNTFFHKGYWGVSFNSSYLSWLSFNAFFLRGRQINFDPPSGQPPVLGYSTEANLGMTVRPFNHLTIDNSYLLSRLTIPQAHAAAFNSHILRSKWNYQWNKELSFRAILQYNTLLANPVYSGLTSPKGFNADFVVTYLVHPGTAIYVGYNSNLANLDRDAITAHTGLFQTRNRFLNDSRQVFVKVSYLFRF, from the coding sequence ATGTTGGGCCACGGCGTTCAACTCAAAGCATCGGTCTGGCTGCGAGCGATTCTTCTGCTCGCGCTGTGCGCGGGTCTGCGCGCCCAGACTGCCGCTCCGGCCTCACAGGCGCCTCCCATCGCAAATCAAGCGCGGGGCGCAGCCGCCGTCATCAACATTCCCCGCCTGGATAGCGCTCCCAAGCTGGAAGACTTCCTGGAGATGAAGCCGGGGCCGGGCGTGGCGCAGCAGATGACGAAGGTCGAGAACTTCGTCCAACTCGACCCCAAGGAGGGCGCGCCGGCTCAGGAGCGGACCGAAGTCTACCTGGGCTATGACTTCAAGAACCTCTATGCCGTGTGGGTGTGTTTCGACCGCGAGCCGGGAAAGATCCGTGCCCGCATGGTGCGCCGCGAGGCCATCGGACCCGATCACGACGAGGTGCAGATCTACCTCGACACCTTCAACGACAAGCGCCGCTCCTACGGTTTTATGGTAAACCCGCTGGGCATCCAGTTCGACTACATCTGGACGGACAGCGACGGCTACGACAGCTCCTTCGACACCGTATGGGACTCCCGCGGCAAGGTGACTTCACAGGGCTACGTGGCGTGGATGGCCATCCCCTTTAAGAGCTTGCGCTTCTTTGCCTCCGATGAGCAGACCTGGGGCATCCTACTGCAGCGCGTGGTGCCGCACGACAACGACAACAGCTTCTATCCCGCACTCACCCGCAAGATCCAGGGGCGGCTCTCGCAGGAAGGCACGCTCAAGGGCCTGCGCGGCATCTCCCCGGGACGCAACATCCAGCTCGCGCCCTATGGAGTGGCGCGCGCCTTCCGCTTCCTCGACGACCGCGATCCCAACTTCCCGTTCTTCACCGGCAACCACCTGGGCGGGGACGCCGGCCTGGACGCCAAGGTCATCGTGCACAACAGCCTGGTCCTCGACCTGACCTTCAATCCTGACTTCCGCCAGGTGGAGTCCGACGAGCCGCAGACCACGGTCAATCAGCGCTTCGAGGTCTTCTTCCCTGAGAAGCGGCCCTTCTTCCAGGAGAACGCCAACTTCTTCCAGACGCCCATCAACCTCTACTTCACGCGCCGCATCGTGGACCCGCAGGCGGGCGTGCGGCTCACCGGCAAGCTCGGTCCCTGGGGGATCGGCCTGCTGGCCATTGACGACCAGTCTCCCGGCCGCCTGGTGCCGGACCATGATGTGCTGCGCCGCAAGCGCGCCTACTTCACCATCGCGCGCATCACGCGGGATCTGTGGAAGCAATCGCACATCGGCATCATCTACGCCGACCGCGAGTTCAGCGCCGATCCCGCGACCGCTTGTACCCTGCCCAAATGCCTGACAACCAGCAACCGCGTGGGCGGGGTGGACGGCCGCTTCCGCATCGGCGACCACTGGACCACCAGCTTCCAGGGCGTGGTCAGCTCCACCGATCTGGCCGACGGCAGCCACCTGGCCGGGCCCGCCTTCGACGCCCTCTCCGAATATCAAACCCGCAAGGTCGTCTTCAACGCCTACTACAACGACACTTCAAACGGCTTCCTCAACCTCACCGGATTCTTCCGCCGCCCTAACATCCGCCGCCTGGACACTGGGTTCCAGTACTTCTTCCGCCCGGAAGGGAAGCACGTCACCGATTTCGGACCGCAGTTCTTCTCGAATCAGGTCTGGGACCACGACGGCGTCCACCTGCAGCGCATCTTCGAGCCCGGCTTCTTTGTGGACCTGAAGGCCAACACTTCCTTCCAGGTATTCAAGGGGTTTTCGGACGAGACGCTGCGCCCCTCCGACTTCTCCACGCTTCCCGGCAACACCTTCTTCCACAAGGGATACTGGGGCGTGTCCTTCAACAGCAGCTACCTCTCCTGGCTGAGCTTCAACGCATTCTTTCTGCGCGGCCGGCAGATCAACTTCGACCCGCCCTCCGGCCAGCCGCCCGTTCTGGGATACAGCACGGAAGCCAATCTCGGCATGACTGTGCGTCCCTTCAACCATCTCACCATCGACAACAGCTACCTGCTCAGCCGACTCACTATCCCGCAGGCGCACGCCGCCGCCTTCAACAGCCACATCCTGCGCTCCAAGTGGAACTACCAGTGGAACAAGGAGCTCAGTTTCCGCGCCATCCTCCAGTACAACACGCTGCTCGCCAACCCGGTGTACTCCGGGCTTACCTCACCGAAGGGCTTCAACGCCGACTTCGTCGTGACCTACCTGGTGCATCCCGGCACGGCCATCTACGTGGGTTACAACAGCAATCTGGCGAACCTGGACCGCGACGCCATCACCGCGCACACCGGCCTCTTCCAGACCCGCAACCGCTTCCTCAATGACAGCCGGCAGGTGTTCGTGAAGGTCTCTTACCTCTTCCGCTTCTAG
- a CDS encoding carbonic anhydrase → MSVIDEVVRANQEYARKHQLRHLSARPRRKLAVLTCMDTRLSRATLGLAEGDAHILRNAGGMATEDALRSLLVSHYLLGTEEFMIVNHTDCGLMAATEDEIRGRILSRTGCDADTPASFHSFTDLYENVRRQMEALRSHPWVPKEVPVRGFVYDVATGGLREVFA, encoded by the coding sequence ATGAGCGTAATCGACGAGGTGGTCCGCGCCAACCAGGAGTACGCCCGCAAGCACCAGCTGCGGCATCTTTCCGCGCGCCCACGGCGCAAGCTGGCGGTGCTCACCTGCATGGATACGCGCCTCTCCCGCGCCACCCTGGGGCTGGCGGAGGGCGATGCCCACATCCTGCGCAACGCCGGCGGCATGGCGACCGAGGATGCGCTGCGCTCCCTGCTGGTCTCTCACTACCTGCTGGGAACGGAAGAGTTCATGATCGTCAACCACACCGATTGCGGGCTGATGGCGGCGACCGAAGACGAGATCCGCGGGCGCATCCTCAGCCGCACGGGCTGCGACGCTGACACGCCCGCCTCCTTCCACAGCTTCACCGACCTCTATGAGAACGTGCGCCGGCAGATGGAAGCGCTGCGCAGTCATCCCTGGGTGCCGAAGGAAGTTCCGGTGCGGGGCTTCGTCTACGACGTCGCCACCGGAGGGCTGCGCGAGGTTTTTGCGTAG